One part of the Microvirga sp. TS319 genome encodes these proteins:
- a CDS encoding ABC transporter ATP-binding protein, giving the protein MTSPLLDVHGLKTVFHDLAGAWPAVNGVDLSVQAGEIVGLVGESGSGKSVTGFSLVQLIDPPGEIVTGDVLFKGEDLRQASEERLRSLRGDRIAMIFQDPLMTLNPVLTIGEQMCEAILEHRACSREEAMTEASRALSRVGIPSPDARLRQYPHEFSGGMRQRVAIATALLNEPDLIIADEPTTALDVTIQSQILFEVQKLSRETGTAVLWITHDLAVVAELADRVAVMYAGQIVETGTVDDVLDRPRHPYTLGLLGSSAATVAPGERLKQIDGAAPSIDARPSGCPFRPRCGRALPRCAEINPSPQILANGHSYRCHNPVSEGSAP; this is encoded by the coding sequence ATGACATCGCCGCTTCTGGACGTCCACGGGCTCAAGACCGTGTTTCATGACCTCGCGGGAGCATGGCCCGCTGTCAACGGGGTCGATCTCTCCGTGCAGGCGGGAGAGATCGTGGGCCTTGTCGGAGAATCCGGCTCGGGCAAGTCCGTGACCGGCTTCTCGCTGGTCCAGCTCATCGATCCGCCTGGCGAGATCGTAACGGGCGATGTGCTGTTTAAGGGCGAGGACTTGCGGCAAGCCTCCGAGGAGCGACTGCGCAGCCTGCGGGGTGACCGCATCGCGATGATCTTCCAGGATCCGCTGATGACGCTCAATCCTGTCCTCACCATCGGCGAGCAGATGTGCGAGGCCATCCTGGAGCATCGCGCCTGCAGCCGTGAAGAGGCGATGACCGAGGCCTCGCGTGCCCTGTCGCGGGTGGGCATCCCCTCGCCCGATGCGCGCCTGAGACAGTATCCGCACGAGTTCTCGGGCGGCATGCGCCAGCGAGTCGCGATCGCGACAGCCCTGCTGAACGAGCCCGACCTGATCATCGCCGACGAGCCGACGACAGCGCTCGACGTGACAATCCAAAGTCAGATCCTGTTCGAGGTGCAGAAACTCAGCCGCGAGACGGGCACCGCCGTGCTCTGGATCACCCACGATCTCGCAGTCGTCGCGGAACTCGCCGACCGCGTTGCCGTCATGTATGCCGGGCAGATCGTGGAGACCGGAACTGTCGATGACGTTCTGGACCGGCCCCGCCATCCCTACACGCTTGGATTGCTTGGCTCGTCCGCCGCGACCGTTGCTCCGGGCGAGCGCCTGAAGCAGATTGACGGAGCCGCGCCCAGCATCGATGCACGTCCGAGTGGCTGTCCCTTCCGCCCGCGATGCGGGCGTGCCCTTCCTCGCTGCGCGGAGATCAACCCCTCGCCGCAGATTCTGGCGAACGGGCACAGTTACCGCTGCCACAACCCCGTATCCGAGGGCAGCGCCCCATGA
- a CDS encoding ABC transporter permease: MKPLNSAAAAVPDDANTPMRRKVLRRISSRPTTRGAVILLGILLLVALLAPFIAPQNPYDLATLSVMDNRLEPGSQGMSGITYWLGTDAQGRDMLSAILYGLRTSLLVGLTSTVGALAIGILAGLVAAQFGGAVDAAIMRVVDFMLGFPSILIALVLLASIGRGVDKVILAIILVQWAQYARLMRAAALVERRKEYIEAAVNFGLPTRHIMLAHLLPNSVGAVLVVTTINIASAITLEATLSFLGVGVPVTEPSLGLLISNGFEFLLSGEYWIAAFPGIALVLLIMSLNLVGERLRRSFNVRGA; this comes from the coding sequence ATGAAGCCGCTGAATTCGGCGGCAGCCGCCGTGCCCGACGACGCCAACACACCGATGCGGCGAAAAGTGCTGCGCCGGATCAGCAGTCGTCCCACGACGCGCGGTGCAGTGATCCTTCTCGGCATCCTTCTGCTTGTGGCCCTGCTCGCCCCCTTCATCGCGCCGCAGAACCCGTACGACCTTGCCACCTTAAGCGTGATGGACAACCGCCTGGAGCCCGGCTCGCAGGGCATGAGCGGCATCACCTACTGGCTCGGCACCGATGCTCAGGGCCGCGACATGCTGAGTGCGATCCTCTACGGTCTTCGTACCAGCCTGCTCGTGGGCCTGACATCGACCGTGGGCGCCCTCGCCATCGGCATTCTTGCTGGCCTTGTCGCTGCGCAATTCGGTGGTGCCGTTGACGCGGCGATCATGCGCGTCGTCGATTTCATGCTCGGCTTTCCGTCAATCCTGATCGCCCTTGTCCTGCTCGCCTCGATTGGGCGAGGCGTCGACAAGGTGATTCTCGCGATCATCCTGGTGCAATGGGCGCAGTATGCCCGGCTGATGCGCGCGGCCGCCCTGGTGGAGCGGCGCAAGGAATATATCGAGGCCGCCGTCAATTTCGGCCTCCCGACGCGCCACATCATGCTGGCTCATCTGCTGCCGAATTCCGTCGGTGCGGTGCTCGTGGTCACCACCATCAACATCGCGAGCGCGATTACGCTGGAAGCCACCCTCTCCTTCCTCGGCGTCGGCGTTCCCGTGACCGAACCTTCGCTCGGCCTGCTGATTTCCAACGGCTTCGAGTTCCTGCTGTCGGGAGAATACTGGATCGCGGCCTTTCCCGGCATCGCGCTTGTGCTCTTGATCATGTCACTCAACCTCGTGGGCGAACGCCTCCGCCGCAGCTTCAACGTGAGGGGCGCATGA
- a CDS encoding ABC transporter permease has protein sequence MTAYILQRLIQSVLVLLAVSIVVFLAVYGIGDPIELLVPPQVSAAERMAMVRRLGLDLPIWQQYLSFLGNALKGDLGRSFVHGIPAVDLIVGRLPATFELVLLAMSGAAAIGVPLGLLAGLNPESRPSRAIMAGTILGFSLPSFWKGMMLILLFSVFLGWLPTAGRGETVSVLGIPTSLLTLDGLKHLALPALNLAVPNMALMIRLVAAGTTEAMTQDYVKYARAKGVRRKRIVGRHILRNILIPVVTVAGMEFGSLVAFSTITETVFAWPGMGKLLIDSIYHLDRPVVVAYVMLATLLFVAVNFLVDVLYAALDPRVKLTGEMA, from the coding sequence ATGACTGCTTACATCTTGCAGCGTCTGATCCAGAGTGTCCTGGTTCTGCTCGCAGTTTCCATCGTGGTCTTCCTCGCCGTCTACGGCATCGGAGATCCGATCGAACTTCTGGTTCCTCCGCAGGTCAGCGCTGCGGAACGCATGGCGATGGTCCGCCGCCTCGGTCTCGATCTGCCCATCTGGCAACAATATCTGTCCTTCCTCGGCAATGCCCTGAAGGGCGATCTCGGCCGCTCCTTCGTTCATGGCATTCCCGCAGTCGACCTGATCGTAGGCAGGCTCCCGGCCACCTTCGAGCTGGTGCTTCTGGCGATGAGTGGGGCGGCCGCCATCGGCGTGCCGCTCGGCCTTCTGGCCGGCCTCAACCCCGAGAGCCGCCCGAGCCGCGCGATCATGGCCGGGACGATCCTCGGTTTCTCCCTTCCGAGCTTCTGGAAGGGCATGATGCTCATCCTGCTCTTCAGCGTCTTTCTCGGATGGCTGCCCACGGCCGGACGCGGTGAGACGGTTTCCGTTCTCGGCATCCCGACAAGCCTGCTGACGCTCGACGGCCTCAAGCATCTCGCCCTGCCCGCGCTCAATCTCGCCGTTCCGAACATGGCCCTGATGATCCGGCTCGTTGCGGCCGGAACGACGGAAGCGATGACGCAGGACTACGTGAAATATGCTCGCGCCAAGGGCGTGCGCCGCAAGCGTATCGTCGGGCGCCACATCCTGCGCAACATCCTGATCCCCGTCGTCACAGTGGCGGGCATGGAATTCGGCAGCCTCGTCGCCTTCTCGACGATCACCGAGACCGTGTTCGCCTGGCCGGGCATGGGCAAGCTCCTGATCGACAGCATCTATCATCTCGACCGTCCAGTGGTCGTCGCCTACGTGATGCTCGCGACCTTGCTGTTCGTTGCCGTGAATTTCCTGGTCGACGTTCTCTACGCGGCGCTCGATCCACGCGTGAAGCTGACGGGAGAAATGGCATGA
- a CDS encoding ABC transporter substrate-binding protein, which translates to MHRPLISAFVAGTCLLSAPAWAQSLKVALSSEPTAIDPHYHDLTPNNALAAHIFDGLTKQDEKQTVLPSLATSWENDGQIRWTFKLRQGVTFSNGKPFTADDVIFSFCRTLKNETAIAGSFADITGNFTAVEAPDPYTVVITTKAPDPLLPNFLSAVAILSSSILPHDKLTFDVAKNCGVTGAWPVVGDFNDGKLAIGTGPYKFKSYTKGTSVELERNEKYWGPAEPWANVTFVPVPNAGPRLAGLLAGDYDVIENPAARDVSRIKDDKRFGYVITPSTRVIYFQLDVEREPSPFVKADNGKNPLKDPRVRKAMSLAIDRDAIVKRIMDGAAEPAYQFLPAGMFGALTNPPKLAYDPAQAKKLLAEAGYPNGFQVTLATTNDRYINDSQITQAVAQYLTQVGIRAEVDAMARAIYFPRRSKKEFSVALGGWGSTSGEASSFLRQWPATPDEAKTIGGSNYGGYADPEFDKLIRTAIVTLDDAKRSELLNQAGMKVLEGGAFIPLHFESTVWAYKSNLTYVGRADQFTMAMQVKPAK; encoded by the coding sequence ATGCATCGTCCACTGATATCCGCCTTCGTCGCCGGCACATGCCTGCTCAGCGCTCCTGCGTGGGCCCAGTCCCTCAAGGTCGCACTCAGCTCCGAGCCGACCGCCATCGATCCACATTATCACGATCTGACGCCGAACAATGCCCTCGCGGCGCATATCTTCGACGGGCTCACCAAGCAGGATGAGAAGCAGACGGTTCTGCCCAGCCTCGCGACGTCGTGGGAGAACGACGGGCAGATTCGCTGGACGTTCAAGCTCCGCCAGGGAGTGACGTTCTCCAACGGCAAGCCGTTCACCGCCGACGATGTGATCTTCAGCTTCTGCCGGACCTTGAAGAACGAGACCGCAATCGCCGGCTCCTTCGCCGACATTACCGGCAACTTCACGGCGGTCGAAGCCCCCGACCCGTACACCGTCGTCATTACCACGAAGGCGCCGGATCCGCTGCTGCCGAACTTCCTGTCCGCTGTGGCCATCCTGAGCTCTTCCATTCTTCCGCATGACAAGCTGACCTTCGACGTCGCAAAGAACTGTGGAGTGACCGGCGCATGGCCTGTCGTCGGCGACTTCAACGACGGCAAGCTCGCCATCGGCACGGGACCCTACAAGTTCAAGAGCTACACGAAGGGAACGAGCGTCGAGCTCGAGCGCAACGAGAAATACTGGGGCCCTGCTGAGCCTTGGGCCAATGTGACCTTCGTGCCGGTTCCCAATGCCGGTCCCCGTCTGGCTGGCCTGCTGGCAGGGGACTACGATGTGATCGAGAATCCGGCCGCGCGCGACGTCAGCCGGATCAAGGACGACAAGCGCTTCGGCTATGTGATCACGCCCTCGACGCGCGTGATCTACTTCCAGCTCGATGTGGAGCGCGAACCAAGCCCGTTCGTGAAGGCCGACAACGGCAAGAACCCGCTGAAGGATCCGCGCGTCCGCAAAGCGATGTCGCTGGCCATCGACCGCGACGCCATCGTCAAGCGCATCATGGACGGCGCGGCCGAACCCGCCTACCAATTCCTGCCCGCCGGGATGTTTGGCGCCCTGACGAACCCGCCCAAGCTCGCCTACGATCCGGCCCAGGCGAAGAAGCTCCTGGCCGAGGCGGGGTATCCGAACGGATTTCAGGTGACGCTCGCGACCACGAACGACCGTTACATCAACGACAGCCAGATTACGCAGGCCGTAGCGCAGTACCTGACCCAGGTCGGCATCCGCGCCGAGGTGGACGCGATGGCGCGCGCCATCTACTTCCCGCGCCGCTCCAAGAAGGAGTTCAGCGTGGCACTCGGCGGCTGGGGCTCCACGAGCGGCGAGGCTTCGTCCTTCCTGCGTCAATGGCCTGCGACGCCGGACGAGGCAAAGACCATCGGCGGATCCAACTACGGCGGCTATGCTGATCCCGAGTTCGACAAGCTCATCCGCACGGCAATCGTCACTCTCGACGACGCAAAGCGGTCCGAGCTTCTCAATCAGGCCGGCATGAAGGTTCTCGAAGGCGGCGCATTCATCCCGCTGCATTTCGAAAGCACCGTCTGGGCCTACAAGTCGAACCTGACCTATGTCGGCCGCGCCGACCAGTTCACGATGGCCATGCAGGTGAAGCCGGCGAAGTAA
- a CDS encoding MurR/RpiR family transcriptional regulator — MSHVLKPTTDLANRISFHYPSLTGAPRRAADFVLQNPLETATMTIEGFAERSGTSAATVTRFVRILGYGGYGEFRAALAEALRVAMAPIDSLADAHSVQGSAFSTLVTVLKDQTANLNETISALDEEISSRAMKALLEARRIFIVGSGASHHVAAHLEEGLALYLDANVTFASSRGGPEQAIRHIMTIGGADEVMLAISIPRYSRGTVDLASLAKKRGATVLALTDAPSSPLVPIADMTLFAPARNRLLPNSPTAAFALADAIITAVARERPDAVETLKELSESLLWTFYQ; from the coding sequence ATGTCCCATGTTCTGAAGCCGACGACGGACCTCGCCAACCGCATTTCTTTCCACTATCCCTCGCTCACCGGCGCACCGCGCCGTGCAGCGGATTTCGTGCTGCAGAATCCTCTCGAAACGGCGACGATGACCATCGAAGGTTTCGCCGAGCGCAGCGGAACTTCCGCCGCGACCGTCACCCGTTTCGTGCGCATTCTCGGATACGGTGGCTATGGCGAGTTCAGGGCCGCGCTCGCGGAAGCCCTTCGGGTGGCGATGGCGCCCATCGACAGCCTCGCGGACGCGCACAGCGTGCAAGGCTCGGCCTTCTCGACCCTTGTCACCGTCCTCAAGGACCAGACCGCCAACCTGAACGAGACGATTTCGGCTCTCGACGAGGAAATCTCCTCCCGCGCGATGAAGGCTCTTCTGGAAGCGCGCCGGATCTTCATCGTCGGCTCCGGCGCGAGCCATCATGTGGCGGCTCATCTCGAGGAAGGATTGGCGCTTTATCTGGATGCCAATGTCACCTTCGCATCGTCGCGGGGCGGGCCCGAGCAGGCGATCCGCCACATCATGACCATCGGTGGGGCGGACGAGGTCATGCTGGCCATTTCCATTCCGCGATACTCTCGCGGAACCGTCGATCTCGCGAGCCTCGCCAAGAAGCGCGGGGCGACCGTGCTGGCGCTGACGGATGCACCCAGCTCACCGCTCGTGCCGATCGCCGACATGACGCTGTTCGCTCCGGCGCGAAACCGCCTGCTGCCGAATTCGCCGACCGCCGCCTTCGCACTCGCGGACGCCATCATCACGGCCGTGGCCCGGGAGCGGCCTGATGCGGTCGAAACCCTGAAGGAGCTGAGCGAAAGTCTTCTCTGGACGTTCTATCAGTGA
- a CDS encoding GntR family transcriptional regulator, whose product MIERKRPAYLLIKQALQAGIEAGRVPVGAVLSESALASIFRASRSPVRQALAELEHEGVVHRFDGRGVVVGGADSSPIRLELTPAMFDLGPSEVVRSDAWENLYYDLERSIIHRSVFGRARVNELALARHYGVGRTVARNLLIRSQAAGLLSKEDNAHWYIVALTDTRVRDLYELRIVLEPLLVKSAASGIPGEELNAMERRLHSVASSMSTATVNQLDELENDLHVQCLSYGRNLEVIEALKRTRCSLVVGKHIQAALAKHPQIDPFTDEHLAVIRALKRGDGDSAAAALSSHLVESGIKAVERLEAFRAVNKMPHIPFVLD is encoded by the coding sequence ATGATCGAGCGTAAGCGGCCAGCCTATCTGTTGATCAAGCAGGCCCTGCAAGCAGGGATCGAAGCCGGACGCGTGCCGGTGGGGGCGGTTCTGTCCGAGAGCGCCCTCGCGTCGATTTTCCGTGCCAGCCGATCGCCGGTGCGGCAGGCCCTTGCAGAGCTCGAGCATGAAGGAGTCGTGCATCGCTTCGATGGACGTGGCGTCGTCGTTGGCGGTGCCGACAGCTCACCGATCCGCCTGGAACTCACCCCAGCGATGTTCGATCTGGGCCCGTCGGAAGTCGTGCGCAGCGATGCGTGGGAGAACCTCTACTATGACCTTGAGCGGAGTATCATCCATCGCTCAGTTTTCGGTCGCGCGAGGGTCAATGAGCTGGCACTTGCGCGGCATTACGGAGTTGGCCGTACCGTTGCCCGCAATCTCCTTATCCGATCTCAGGCCGCGGGCCTCCTGAGCAAGGAAGACAATGCACATTGGTACATCGTCGCACTCACCGACACCCGTGTTCGAGACTTGTACGAGCTTCGAATTGTGCTTGAGCCGCTTTTGGTCAAGAGCGCTGCGTCAGGCATCCCCGGCGAGGAACTGAACGCCATGGAGCGCCGGCTCCATTCAGTCGCAAGCTCGATGTCGACAGCAACCGTGAACCAGCTGGATGAGTTGGAAAACGATCTCCATGTGCAATGTTTGAGCTACGGCCGAAACCTCGAGGTCATTGAGGCGCTGAAGCGTACACGCTGCTCGCTCGTCGTCGGAAAACATATTCAGGCGGCGCTGGCGAAGCATCCGCAGATCGACCCTTTCACGGATGAGCATCTAGCGGTTATTCGCGCACTCAAGCGTGGTGACGGTGATTCTGCGGCTGCGGCCTTGAGCTCTCACCTGGTAGAGAGCGGGATAAAGGCGGTTGAACGCCTGGAGGCATTTCGCGCCGTCAATAAGATGCCACATATTCCTTTCGTCTTGGACTAG
- a CDS encoding UxaA family hydrolase codes for MPAIALPKEARAIVLNAADNVAVARDKIANGSPIGLDDVVSTGDIPRGHKLALRPIQTGEAILKYGQVIGFATQPIQTGEHVHLQNMAMQESNVAHEFCADARPTPLLPEGERRTFQGFRRPNGTVGTRNYIGIVSSVNCSATVAKATADYFNRGGGLANHSNIDGIVALTHGGGCAINTASEGYRYLVRTLSGYAQNPNFGGILMIGLGCETNQIEMLLERSGLTEGAFLRTMTIQRMGGTRKSIEAAKAAIHEMLDAVNAVPRTPQPLSELKLALQCGGSDGYSGISANPALGYAADLLVRHGGTAVLSETPEIYGAEHLLTRRATAPEVARKLMERIDWWRAYTANNDAELNNNPSHGNKAGGLTTILEKSLGAVAKGGTMPLEAVYEYAEPIDRTGFVFMDTPGYDPVAVTGQVAGGCNIICFTTGRGSVSGFKPAPCIKIATNTTMYEHMEEDMDINCGGIVTGDDSIEEAGKRIFEKVIAVASGERSLSETFDYGDNEFVPWPLGAVT; via the coding sequence ATGCCCGCCATCGCCCTGCCGAAAGAGGCCCGAGCTATCGTGCTGAACGCGGCCGATAATGTGGCTGTCGCGCGCGACAAGATCGCGAATGGAAGCCCGATTGGCCTTGATGATGTGGTCTCGACGGGCGATATTCCGCGCGGTCACAAGTTGGCGCTCCGTCCGATTCAAACCGGGGAGGCCATACTAAAGTATGGACAGGTCATCGGGTTCGCCACGCAGCCGATCCAGACGGGCGAGCATGTGCACCTGCAAAATATGGCGATGCAGGAAAGCAACGTCGCACATGAGTTCTGCGCCGACGCTCGCCCCACTCCCCTGCTGCCGGAGGGCGAGCGCCGTACGTTCCAAGGCTTTCGTCGCCCGAACGGGACGGTGGGAACGCGAAACTATATCGGCATCGTAAGCTCCGTGAACTGCTCGGCCACTGTCGCAAAGGCAACGGCCGACTATTTCAATCGCGGCGGCGGCTTGGCGAACCATTCAAACATTGACGGGATTGTCGCCCTCACGCATGGCGGCGGATGCGCGATCAACACGGCGTCGGAGGGGTATCGCTACCTGGTTCGGACGTTGAGCGGGTATGCGCAGAACCCGAATTTCGGCGGCATTCTCATGATCGGGCTCGGGTGCGAAACCAATCAGATCGAAATGCTCCTGGAGCGCTCGGGCCTGACCGAGGGAGCATTCCTACGAACAATGACGATCCAGCGGATGGGCGGGACCCGGAAGTCCATTGAAGCCGCCAAGGCAGCGATCCATGAGATGCTGGACGCAGTCAATGCCGTGCCCCGTACCCCACAGCCCCTCTCTGAGTTGAAGTTGGCCTTGCAGTGCGGTGGGTCGGACGGCTATTCCGGGATTTCCGCGAACCCGGCTCTTGGCTACGCGGCGGACCTGCTGGTTCGCCATGGGGGGACGGCAGTTCTCTCCGAAACGCCCGAGATTTATGGGGCCGAGCACCTCCTGACGCGCCGGGCTACGGCGCCGGAGGTGGCGCGCAAGTTGATGGAGCGGATTGATTGGTGGCGCGCATACACGGCCAACAATGATGCGGAGCTCAACAATAATCCGTCTCATGGCAACAAGGCTGGAGGGCTGACGACCATCCTCGAGAAGTCGCTTGGCGCCGTTGCGAAGGGCGGGACAATGCCGCTCGAGGCCGTGTATGAATACGCCGAGCCGATTGATCGAACGGGTTTTGTGTTTATGGATACCCCCGGATATGACCCGGTAGCCGTAACGGGCCAGGTTGCGGGCGGATGCAACATCATCTGCTTCACGACTGGGCGCGGTTCCGTCTCGGGCTTCAAGCCGGCGCCCTGCATCAAGATCGCGACAAACACCACCATGTACGAGCACATGGAGGAAGACATGGACATCAATTGCGGTGGCATCGTCACGGGCGACGACAGCATCGAGGAAGCCGGCAAACGGATCTTTGAGAAGGTCATTGCCGTCGCATCCGGTGAACGGTCGTTGAGCGAGACGTTCGACTATGGTGACAACGAGTTCGTGCCGTGGCCGCTCGGGGCGGTCACATAG
- a CDS encoding amino acid ABC transporter permease — protein MIYEFDFSFLDEYGPDLWNGTLLTLWMTAISIIPGFILGTACAVGRLYGPPWLQRATTVYVEAIRNTPLVIQVFWLFFGLAVLSIRIDAFYAAVIALVINVGAYTAEIMRAGFESIPKGQVEAASCLALSRWQMLLYVQLPQAVERVYPALVSQFILMMLATSIMSQISAPELTGVAYQIQSFTFRGFEVYVVIAVVYLALVTLLRAVLLGLATVAFPRRRRLGTPL, from the coding sequence ATGATCTATGAATTTGACTTCAGTTTTCTGGATGAGTACGGGCCAGATCTTTGGAATGGCACTCTGTTAACGCTCTGGATGACGGCTATTTCCATCATTCCAGGGTTCATCCTTGGGACGGCTTGCGCCGTTGGGCGCCTATACGGGCCACCCTGGCTTCAGCGCGCAACGACCGTGTATGTGGAGGCCATCCGCAACACACCGCTGGTCATTCAGGTTTTCTGGTTATTCTTTGGTCTCGCGGTTCTTTCGATACGCATTGATGCCTTCTACGCCGCTGTTATTGCGCTCGTCATCAACGTGGGGGCCTACACCGCCGAGATCATGCGGGCAGGCTTTGAGAGTATCCCGAAGGGGCAGGTCGAGGCGGCTTCGTGCCTCGCGCTCTCGCGCTGGCAGATGCTCCTTTATGTGCAGTTGCCGCAGGCGGTCGAGCGCGTTTACCCGGCTCTCGTGAGCCAGTTCATTTTGATGATGCTCGCGACCTCGATCATGTCGCAGATCTCTGCTCCCGAGCTCACAGGCGTCGCCTATCAAATTCAGTCGTTCACGTTCCGCGGCTTCGAAGTCTACGTCGTTATCGCCGTTGTCTACCTCGCGCTCGTCACGCTCCTCAGGGCCGTCCTGCTGGGCCTAGCGACCGTGGCGTTTCCCCGGCGCCGGCGCCTTGGTACTCCCCTGTAA
- a CDS encoding amino acid ABC transporter permease, with the protein MLGLTVDHLLYIVRGAGWTLVLSLMGFVGGTIIGLPIALARSSRVWVLRAVSSAFVQLVQGIPLPVIMFVVYFGLSISGFELPALVAAGLAMTAYSGAYLGEIWKGCIEAVPKTQWEAAECLALTPMQRLADVILPQAMRIAIPPTVGFLVQIVKNTSYSVVIGFFDLTYSAKVINNSTYKPFTVFTIAAVLYFVICYPMSVMSRRFERKLKRA; encoded by the coding sequence ATGCTTGGTCTGACTGTCGATCACCTTCTCTATATCGTGCGCGGTGCTGGCTGGACCCTCGTTCTGTCCCTGATGGGATTCGTAGGCGGCACGATCATCGGCTTGCCCATCGCACTGGCGCGCTCGTCGCGCGTGTGGGTACTGCGAGCGGTTTCGAGCGCCTTTGTTCAGCTGGTACAGGGAATACCGCTGCCTGTGATCATGTTCGTCGTGTATTTCGGGTTGAGCATCAGCGGCTTCGAGCTACCGGCCTTGGTGGCTGCCGGCCTTGCCATGACGGCGTATTCGGGTGCTTATCTCGGCGAGATCTGGAAGGGCTGCATCGAGGCCGTGCCGAAGACCCAATGGGAGGCTGCCGAGTGCCTGGCTCTGACTCCGATGCAGCGACTGGCGGACGTCATTCTCCCTCAGGCCATGCGCATCGCCATTCCGCCGACGGTCGGGTTCCTGGTCCAGATCGTCAAGAACACCTCGTATTCGGTCGTGATCGGCTTCTTCGATCTGACCTACTCGGCAAAAGTCATCAACAACTCAACCTACAAGCCGTTCACCGTATTCACCATCGCGGCGGTTCTCTATTTCGTCATCTGCTACCCGATGTCTGTGATGAGCCGGCGGTTCGAGCGCAAGCTGAAGCGCGCATAG
- a CDS encoding amino acid ABC transporter ATP-binding protein, translating into MEPMVHFKDVRKSFGALEVLKDVSLEIKRGTVTALIGRSGSGKSTALRCINALEQINSGELYVCGRALHEGEFDLRALRQDVGIVFQSYNLFPHLTVSENITLAPRRVKKIGAAEAKDLAREVLLQVGLSDKADSYPEQLSGGQQQRVAIARSLAMKPKLMLFDEVTSALDPELTGEVLKVIEKLAQSGMTMVLVTHEMNFAERVASQLIFMHHGKVWETGPGDILRNPKTPELQQFVGNGL; encoded by the coding sequence ATGGAGCCGATGGTTCATTTCAAAGACGTACGTAAGTCTTTTGGCGCCCTGGAAGTGCTGAAGGACGTCTCTCTCGAGATCAAACGCGGCACGGTGACCGCCCTGATCGGTCGCAGCGGATCTGGAAAGAGCACGGCGCTTCGCTGCATCAATGCCTTGGAACAGATCAATAGCGGTGAACTCTACGTGTGTGGCAGAGCCCTCCACGAAGGAGAGTTCGATCTCCGCGCTCTTCGCCAGGACGTCGGGATCGTCTTTCAGAGCTACAATCTGTTCCCGCACCTGACCGTTTCGGAGAACATTACCCTGGCTCCGCGTCGGGTGAAGAAGATCGGTGCTGCCGAAGCCAAGGACCTCGCCAGAGAGGTGCTTCTGCAGGTTGGCCTCAGCGACAAGGCCGATAGCTATCCGGAGCAACTGTCCGGAGGACAGCAGCAGCGCGTCGCGATTGCCCGTTCGCTCGCGATGAAGCCGAAGCTGATGCTGTTCGATGAGGTAACGTCGGCACTCGATCCCGAACTGACCGGGGAAGTCTTGAAGGTGATCGAGAAGCTCGCTCAAAGCGGCATGACGATGGTTCTGGTGACGCATGAAATGAACTTTGCCGAACGCGTCGCCAGCCAGCTCATCTTCATGCACCACGGAAAGGTCTGGGAAACGGGCCCGGGCGACATCCTTCGCAACCCGAAGACCCCGGAACTTCAGCAATTCGTTGGCAACGGCCTTTAG